The proteins below are encoded in one region of Micromonospora sp. DSM 45708:
- a CDS encoding GTP-binding protein: MSHRPPAPSGRVTSAKIVIAGGFGVGKTTLVGSVSEITPLTTEAIMTSAGVGVDDTRQVPGKTTTTVAMDFGRISIDRDLILYLFGTPGQTRFWFMWDELVRGAIGAVVMVDTRRLADCFAAIDFFEHRRLPYLVAINCFDGMQYHDPQDVRDALAISRDVPVVPCDARNRESTKHVLISLVEYVLTMRRSRAVAPA; this comes from the coding sequence ATGTCGCACCGGCCGCCGGCCCCGAGCGGGCGCGTGACGTCGGCGAAGATCGTTATCGCCGGTGGTTTCGGCGTCGGCAAGACGACGCTGGTCGGCTCGGTCTCGGAGATCACGCCGCTGACCACGGAGGCGATCATGACCTCCGCCGGCGTCGGTGTCGACGACACCCGGCAGGTGCCGGGCAAGACGACGACCACGGTGGCGATGGACTTCGGTCGTATCTCGATCGACCGTGACCTGATCCTGTACCTCTTCGGTACGCCGGGTCAGACGCGGTTCTGGTTCATGTGGGACGAGTTGGTCCGGGGAGCGATCGGCGCGGTGGTGATGGTCGACACCCGCCGGCTCGCCGACTGCTTCGCCGCCATCGACTTCTTCGAGCACCGGCGGCTGCCGTACCTGGTGGCCATCAACTGCTTCGACGGCATGCAGTACCACGACCCGCAGGACGTCCGGGACGCGCTGGCGATCTCCCGCGACGTGCCGGTGGTGCCCTGCGACGCCCGTAACCGGGAGTCGACGAAGCACGTGCTGATCTCGCTTGTCGAGTACGTGCTCACCATGCGGCGCTCCCGGGCCGTCGCGCCCGCCTGA
- a CDS encoding roadblock/LC7 domain-containing protein: MTSTQDLGWLLANFADRVPGVAHAVAVSADGLLLASSRDLPRDRADQLAAIASGLVSLTQGAARCFEGGAVLQTVVEMDNGFLFLMSISDGSSFAVLAARSCDVGQVGYEMALLVDRVGDALTPQPRTAVGMMG; the protein is encoded by the coding sequence ATGACTAGTACGCAGGATCTCGGATGGCTGCTCGCCAACTTCGCCGACCGGGTGCCCGGCGTGGCGCACGCGGTCGCGGTCTCGGCCGACGGCCTGCTTCTCGCCTCGTCCCGTGACCTCCCGCGGGACCGCGCCGACCAGCTCGCGGCGATCGCCTCCGGCCTGGTCAGCCTGACCCAGGGCGCGGCGCGTTGCTTCGAGGGCGGGGCGGTGCTGCAGACAGTGGTCGAGATGGACAACGGCTTCCTGTTCCTGATGTCCATCTCCGACGGCTCGTCGTTCGCGGTGCTCGCCGCGCGTAGCTGCGACGTGGGCCAGGTCGGGTACGAGATGGCCCTGCTCGTCGACCGGGTGGGCGACGCCCTGACCCCACAGCCGCGTACGGCTGTGGGGATGATGGGCTGA
- a CDS encoding ABC transporter substrate-binding protein, protein MATPAFDSTVLTRRGVLAVAAGSLLLAGCGPQGQRPDEGGSSSAPGDQNLVVGVSLELSGRGAALGAVQRRALEITAESLNRSGIPVGSLLRSVRLEIRDNGSDPQVAARHAADLTRAGAHALVGGVLGETATALATAAQQLKTPFLALGQGDRIVLPLAERTFSFKLTPDSIDVARRMVDLLESQRIRRVALLAADGPHGDSGVRAVREALGNSSVDLARTLRLPETGQSFRAVAERATAGDPDAVIVWGTAPDSGDAARELRRAGHRGAIFFDAGAVVDDTLRGANAKAVEGAYAVHPACLGGSALTATSGAQVARRDFDYRYTQRHGTSVGFAPYAADALQLLAAAARKATSLDRGRLRAFLQTQMTEGIAGGYAFSADRHGGMEVDSLGVYRVSQGSWTRYA, encoded by the coding sequence TTGGCGACACCGGCATTCGACTCCACCGTGCTCACCCGTCGGGGCGTCCTCGCGGTCGCGGCGGGCAGCCTGCTGCTCGCCGGTTGCGGGCCGCAGGGGCAACGGCCGGACGAGGGCGGGAGCAGCAGCGCGCCCGGTGACCAGAACCTGGTCGTCGGCGTCAGCCTGGAACTGAGCGGTCGCGGCGCGGCCCTCGGCGCGGTGCAGCGCCGGGCGCTGGAGATCACCGCGGAGTCGCTGAACCGGTCCGGGATCCCGGTCGGGAGCCTGCTCCGGTCGGTCCGGTTGGAGATCCGGGACAACGGCAGCGACCCGCAGGTCGCCGCGCGGCACGCCGCCGACCTCACCCGCGCCGGAGCACACGCGCTGGTCGGCGGCGTCCTCGGCGAGACCGCGACGGCTCTCGCGACCGCCGCCCAGCAGCTCAAGACGCCGTTCCTGGCGCTCGGCCAGGGGGACCGCATCGTGCTGCCGCTCGCCGAGCGCACGTTCAGCTTCAAGCTCACCCCGGACAGCATCGACGTGGCCCGCCGGATGGTGGACCTGCTCGAATCCCAGCGGATCCGGCGGGTGGCCCTGCTCGCCGCGGACGGGCCGCACGGCGACTCCGGCGTACGGGCGGTGCGGGAGGCGCTCGGCAACAGCAGCGTGGACCTGGCACGCACGCTGCGGCTGCCGGAGACCGGGCAGAGCTTCCGCGCCGTCGCCGAACGCGCCACCGCCGGCGACCCGGACGCCGTCATCGTCTGGGGCACCGCGCCCGATTCCGGCGATGCGGCCCGGGAACTGCGGCGGGCCGGTCACCGCGGCGCGATCTTCTTCGACGCCGGCGCGGTGGTGGACGACACGCTGCGCGGCGCCAACGCGAAGGCGGTCGAGGGGGCGTACGCCGTGCACCCGGCCTGCCTGGGTGGTTCCGCGTTGACCGCCACCAGCGGCGCGCAGGTGGCCCGGCGCGACTTCGACTACCGCTACACCCAGCGGCACGGCACCTCGGTCGGCTTCGCCCCGTACGCCGCCGACGCGCTCCAGCTCCTCGCGGCGGCGGCCCGGAAGGCGACCAGCCTCGACCGGGGCCGGCTGCGGGCGTTCCTCCAGACCCAGATGACCGAGGGCATCGCCGGCGGGTACGCGTTCAGCGCGGACCGGCACGGGGGCATGGAGGTCGACTCGCTCGGCGTCTACCGGGTGTCCCAGGGCAGCTGGACCCGGTACGCCTGA
- a CDS encoding DUF742 domain-containing protein, which produces MADRDEPTGALVRPYAVTRGRTRPRLDIALEALVETTVRGRAMATGNGGQGREHQYIAALCDGRVQSLAEIAARMQLPLGVARVLIADMATDGLVAVHEPTVLDDSDDAVGTELLERVLSGLRRL; this is translated from the coding sequence ATGGCGGATCGTGACGAGCCGACCGGAGCGTTGGTCCGGCCGTACGCCGTGACCCGTGGTCGTACCCGCCCCCGGCTCGACATCGCCCTGGAGGCGCTCGTCGAGACGACGGTGCGCGGCCGAGCGATGGCCACCGGCAACGGTGGCCAAGGCCGTGAACACCAGTACATAGCCGCGTTGTGTGACGGACGCGTGCAGTCGCTTGCCGAGATCGCGGCGCGGATGCAGCTTCCGCTCGGCGTGGCCCGGGTGCTCATCGCCGACATGGCGACGGATGGCCTGGTCGCAGTCCACGAGCCGACCGTTCTGGACGACTCCGACGACGCGGTGGGCACTGAATTGCTGGAGAGGGTGCTGAGTGGACTTCGCAGGCTCTGA